A single window of Pyrus communis chromosome 10, drPyrComm1.1, whole genome shotgun sequence DNA harbors:
- the LOC137747233 gene encoding serine/arginine-rich splicing factor SR45a-like: MADSPRKKYSRSPSPWRAQSRSRSRSRSWSRPRSRSRSWSRPPRQRSRSRSRGRSRSRSPGRSAAINPGNTLYVTGLSTRVSEKDVERHFSKEGKVASCFLVMEPRTRISRGFAFVTMDSFEDAERCIKHLNQSVLEGRYITVERSRRKRPRTPTPGHYLGLKNTRDHGYRGDRGRDRERERDRGRYRGGSGRDDYGYRRSPRRSPYRGGRDYSPRGGSPYGGRSRRERSYSPYGSPERKYARGSR; this comes from the exons ATG GCGGATTCTCCACGCAAAAA GTATTCTCGATCCCCTTCTCCATGGAGAGCTCAGTCCAGGTCCAGGTCTAGGTCTAGGTCTTGGTCTAGGCCTCGATCAAGGTCGAGATCATGGTCTAGGCCACCAAGGCAGAGGTCTCGCTCTAGAAGTCGTGGCAG ATCAAGGTCCAGAAGTCCTGGCAG GTCTGCTGCTATAAATCCTGGAAATACACTGTATGTTACTGGCCTATCTACAAGGGTCTCAGAGAAGGATGTTGAAAGGCACTTTTCAAAGGAGGGAAAG GTGGCTTCATGCTTTCTTGTTATGGAACCTAGGACTCGGATTTCTCGTGGTTTTGCCTTTGTTACAATGGACTCTTTTGAAGATGCTGAACGCTGCATTAAACATCTCAACCAGTCAGTTCTGGAAGGTCGATACATAACTGTTGAGAGG TCTCGGAGGAAGCGACCAAGAACGCCAACACCTGGGCATTATCTTGGGCTGAAAAATACTAGAGACCATG GCTACCGAGGTGACCGTGGTCGAGATCGTGAACGTGAACGTGATCGCGGTAGGTACCGTGGGGGCTCAGGTCGTGATGACTATGGATATCGGAGGTCACCAAGGCGCTCACCCTATAGAGGTGGCCGCGATTATTCTCCTAGGGGCGGCTCACCTTATGGCGGAAGATCAAGAAGAGAGAGGTCTTATTCTCCATATGGCAGCCCGGAGAGGAAGTATGCCCGCGGCTCCAGATGA